A single Streptomyces mirabilis DNA region contains:
- the pglY gene encoding BREX-2 system ATPase PglY, whose amino-acid sequence MAFMSRNNSRTEDRPLLRELIDIPESVSTSDFVLKLNEAVTPEGAEAALKDYVVTDRLLGNFDEALDLIKSALDSRSSKAAYLHGSFGSGKSHFMAVLYALLSRNQAARERGDLDPVRARHSWLDADDRKFLLVPYHMLGSKSLEQRVLGKYVEHVRKLHPGCLLPQVYRTDGLFEDFAEQRRRNGDDRVIEQLADADDGQMDEWGDSFAWTTELLDQATNAPEEHENTKDLDLENPSTPRELRARLVQDLTQTLFPSFSRNASEDADGFVSLDKGLGIIAAHAKSLGYDGLVLFMDELILWLASRIHDQRFVSREADKITNFVEGGDERRAIPVVSFIARQRDLRELVGEEMSGAAEAAVQDSLKLSGGRFDKIVLEDRNLPQIAQARLLKPATPEAEAKVEAAFAEAKKLGPDVWDTLLGHDKSTTGADEDAFRRTYPFPPAFMDTLVHISGALQRSRTGLKLMSQLLVDHRDDWRLGQLVPLGDLYPAIAGGGDKAFSGETSVHFEAADKLYRDKLRPYLLKTNQVTEDQAEAYRRRPDALGDPQLAARCRDFTGDSRLLQTVLLSALAPSVPALADLTLARLHALNHGSITTRIAGTEVGRLEQKAKEWAATFPEIKVIGTGPGAVVRLELTGVDLDAVLANAQVHNNLGNRRAKMRSLLKDALGVGDGPGGFDAYDVLDLVWKGTERQVEVVFGNVADVDSLSEATLRPSQDAAWRLVVDFPYDEGEFGPMDDLQRLRSLREKPGGDSRTLAWLPTHLTDASRSDFERLVVIDKALADEARFDSDFARSLNADDKARAKSMLQSQRDILTERVTQGLRQAYGLAQKQEGVVDLGFDTHLVAQQDVPELRLPLGAPLDAAARDLAGKLLAHQYPAHPDLDPDGTGKPVKPAEIRTVFEYVRKAAEDRDGQVEVDGKDRGTMARIAGGLGLGAMREAYYRQSTTWPDHFTSQARRDGTAEPTLVKLSDWSDLPEPRGLPEPLRRLLAAAYAETTDRVWVRGGVPVEPAPAPHELKRDYALREQPLPSEEDWTKARKRYETILGDRAPQLRRGRIVNQFAGQIKQAAAALAQDAGRLVGELEKHRAFLRLDDDSPRLVLARRAQELVKSVTETSVEAKTVVDRLACFDLGDFTAHRYGMSLKSAGKVAAALQNTSWDQLGLADTLGVDGAAVLERVRDAAAGDPGDYPDLPGVLHAGGREVLSLLRSRQGTAERPQPPATPMPSSDSVDLNGGSAHPQVLPEPVAQPGPRTPSRSVARSGGGRTTAARAAAELQAEIAALAAENPNAIVEVVWKVVD is encoded by the coding sequence ATGGCATTCATGAGCAGGAACAACTCTCGCACTGAGGACCGGCCGCTGCTGCGGGAGTTGATCGACATCCCGGAGTCGGTGTCCACCTCCGACTTCGTGCTGAAGTTGAACGAGGCGGTCACCCCCGAGGGGGCCGAGGCGGCACTGAAGGACTACGTCGTCACCGACCGGCTGCTCGGCAACTTCGACGAGGCCCTCGACCTGATTAAGTCTGCGCTCGACAGTCGCTCGTCGAAGGCTGCCTATCTGCACGGCTCGTTCGGTTCCGGTAAGTCGCACTTCATGGCGGTGCTGTACGCGTTGCTGTCGCGGAACCAGGCCGCCCGGGAGCGCGGCGACCTCGACCCGGTGCGGGCCCGACACTCCTGGCTGGACGCGGACGACCGCAAGTTCCTGCTGGTGCCGTACCACATGCTGGGCTCCAAGTCCCTGGAGCAACGTGTGCTCGGCAAGTACGTGGAGCACGTACGCAAACTGCACCCCGGCTGCCTGCTGCCGCAGGTCTACCGGACCGACGGGCTCTTCGAGGACTTCGCCGAGCAGCGCCGCCGCAATGGCGACGACCGGGTGATCGAGCAGCTCGCTGACGCCGATGACGGCCAGATGGACGAGTGGGGCGACTCCTTCGCCTGGACCACCGAGCTGCTGGACCAGGCAACGAACGCACCGGAGGAGCACGAGAACACCAAGGATCTCGACCTGGAGAACCCCTCCACGCCGCGGGAACTGCGGGCCCGTCTCGTGCAGGACCTCACCCAGACCCTGTTCCCGTCGTTCTCGCGCAACGCCTCCGAGGACGCCGACGGGTTCGTCTCCCTGGACAAGGGGCTCGGCATCATCGCCGCGCACGCCAAGTCTCTCGGCTACGACGGGCTCGTCCTCTTCATGGACGAGCTGATCCTGTGGCTGGCCTCCCGCATCCACGACCAGAGGTTCGTCTCACGCGAAGCCGACAAGATCACTAACTTCGTGGAGGGCGGTGACGAGCGGCGCGCCATCCCGGTGGTGTCGTTCATCGCCCGCCAGCGTGACCTGCGCGAACTGGTCGGCGAAGAGATGTCGGGGGCCGCCGAGGCTGCCGTGCAGGACAGTCTGAAGCTCAGCGGCGGGCGATTCGACAAGATCGTTCTGGAGGACCGCAACCTCCCGCAGATCGCGCAGGCCCGTCTACTCAAGCCCGCTACCCCCGAGGCCGAGGCGAAGGTGGAGGCGGCGTTCGCTGAGGCCAAGAAGCTCGGCCCGGATGTGTGGGACACCCTGCTTGGTCACGACAAGTCCACGACCGGCGCAGATGAGGACGCCTTCCGGCGGACGTACCCGTTCCCGCCGGCGTTCATGGACACCCTGGTGCACATCTCCGGCGCGCTGCAGCGCTCCCGCACCGGCCTGAAGCTGATGAGTCAGCTGCTCGTCGACCACCGCGACGACTGGCGGCTCGGGCAGCTTGTGCCGCTCGGCGATCTGTATCCGGCGATCGCGGGCGGCGGCGACAAGGCGTTCAGCGGGGAGACCAGCGTCCACTTCGAGGCCGCCGACAAGCTGTACCGGGACAAGCTCCGCCCGTACCTGCTGAAGACCAACCAGGTCACCGAGGACCAGGCCGAAGCGTACCGACGCCGTCCTGATGCCCTCGGCGACCCGCAGCTCGCCGCCCGCTGCCGCGACTTCACCGGCGACAGTCGACTCCTGCAGACCGTGCTGCTCTCCGCACTCGCGCCCAGCGTGCCCGCGCTCGCCGACCTCACCCTGGCGCGGCTGCACGCCCTCAACCACGGTTCCATCACCACCCGCATCGCGGGCACCGAAGTCGGCCGTCTCGAGCAGAAGGCGAAGGAGTGGGCGGCGACCTTCCCGGAGATCAAGGTCATCGGTACCGGGCCAGGTGCGGTGGTCCGTCTGGAGCTCACCGGCGTCGACCTGGACGCTGTCCTCGCCAACGCCCAGGTCCACAACAACCTGGGCAACCGGCGTGCCAAGATGCGCAGCCTGCTCAAGGACGCGCTCGGCGTCGGTGACGGGCCCGGCGGCTTCGACGCGTACGACGTGCTCGACCTGGTGTGGAAGGGCACCGAACGGCAGGTCGAGGTGGTCTTCGGCAACGTCGCCGACGTCGACTCGCTGTCCGAGGCGACCTTGCGGCCCAGCCAGGACGCCGCCTGGCGACTCGTCGTCGATTTCCCGTACGACGAGGGCGAGTTCGGTCCGATGGACGACCTGCAGCGGCTGCGTTCCCTGCGGGAGAAGCCGGGCGGCGACTCGCGCACTCTGGCCTGGCTACCCACCCACCTGACCGACGCCTCCCGCAGTGACTTCGAGCGTCTCGTCGTCATCGACAAGGCCCTCGCTGACGAGGCCCGCTTCGACTCCGACTTCGCACGCAGCCTCAACGCCGACGACAAGGCGCGCGCCAAGAGCATGCTGCAGTCGCAGCGTGACATCCTCACCGAGCGCGTCACCCAGGGGCTGCGGCAGGCGTACGGGCTCGCACAGAAGCAGGAAGGGGTCGTCGACCTCGGCTTCGACACCCACCTGGTCGCCCAGCAAGACGTGCCCGAGCTTCGGCTTCCGCTCGGCGCGCCGCTGGACGCCGCCGCCCGCGACCTGGCCGGCAAGCTGCTCGCCCACCAGTACCCCGCCCACCCCGACCTGGACCCCGACGGCACCGGCAAGCCCGTGAAGCCCGCCGAGATCAGGACCGTCTTCGAGTACGTACGCAAGGCCGCCGAAGACCGCGACGGACAGGTCGAGGTCGACGGCAAGGACCGCGGGACCATGGCGCGGATCGCGGGCGGCCTCGGCCTCGGCGCCATGCGGGAGGCGTACTACCGGCAGTCCACCACCTGGCCCGACCACTTCACCAGCCAGGCCCGGCGGGACGGCACCGCAGAACCGACCCTGGTCAAACTCTCCGACTGGAGCGACCTTCCCGAACCGCGCGGACTGCCCGAGCCGCTGCGCCGACTGCTCGCCGCCGCCTACGCGGAGACAACCGACCGGGTGTGGGTGCGCGGCGGCGTCCCCGTCGAACCCGCGCCCGCACCGCACGAACTGAAGCGGGACTACGCCCTGCGCGAGCAGCCTCTGCCCAGTGAGGAAGACTGGACAAAGGCGCGCAAGCGGTACGAGACCATCCTCGGGGACCGGGCGCCGCAACTGCGGCGCGGGCGGATCGTCAACCAGTTCGCCGGACAGATCAAGCAGGCGGCCGCAGCGCTCGCCCAGGACGCCGGGCGGCTCGTCGGGGAACTGGAGAAGCACCGCGCCTTCCTCCGCCTCGACGACGACTCGCCCCGCCTCGTCCTCGCCAGGCGGGCGCAGGAGCTGGTGAAGTCGGTGACGGAAACCAGCGTCGAGGCCAAGACCGTCGTTGACCGGCTCGCATGCTTCGACCTCGGCGACTTCACCGCACACCGGTACGGGATGTCCCTCAAGAGCGCCGGGAAGGTCGCCGCCGCGCTGCAGAACACGAGCTGGGACCAGTTGGGCCTGGCCGACACCCTCGGTGTGGACGGCGCGGCCGTCCTGGAGCGGGTGCGGGATGCCGCCGCCGGCGATCCGGGGGACTATCCCGATCTGCCTGGAGTGCTGCATGCCGGCGGCCGGGAAGTGCTGTCCCTGCTGAGGTCTCGGCAGGGCACAGCCGAGCGTCCCCAACCGCCCGCTACCCCGATGCCGAGTTCCGACAGTGTGGACCTGAACGGTGGCTCCGCCCACCCGCAGGTGCTGCCGGAGCCGGTGGCCCAGCCGGGGCCCCGCACACCGTCGCGGTCCGTGGCCCGCTCCGGCGGTGGGCGGACTACCGCCGCACGGGCCGCCGCCGAGCTGCAGGCGGAGATCGCGGCGCTCGCGGCCGAGAACCCCAACGCCATCGTCGAGGTCGTCTGGAAGGTCGTCGACTGA
- the pglX gene encoding BREX-2 system adenine-specific DNA-methyltransferase PglX: MIDRKSLLADLQKQVKAAETDLEQQVKAVPAVGTRLRGEYEQARKLGRTAATWNAWLGERITQVAVAWVLGTVFVRFSEDNRLIEEPYITAPAVAGRETAQARYDEYLEKDADPTYRGWLETAFAELGTGQAGRLLFDREHNPLYQIPLSHDGAGALLSFWREQRAGEGENGDSEPVLVHDFTDPLSEDGTEGWDTHFLGDLYQDLSEAARKTYALLQTPEFVEEFILDRTMTPAVREFGFAELKMIDPTCGSGHFVLTAFRRLVRMWADQRPEVGPYERVRAALGSVHGVDLNPFAVAVARFRLLVAAMAASSMRTFEEARQYEWPIQLAVGDSLIKDRQLELQLGLGLEAEGSGPAGDPLADFSYATEDVHEYPEILQQGRYHVVVGNPPYITVKDKKLNQLYRELYDACAGTYALSIPFAQRFFELAKRGGADGNGYGMVGQITANSFMKREFGTKLIEEYFAHKVELTEVIDTSGAYIPGHGTPTVILVGRPREGSKRQATIRTVRSVQGEPSAPEKAEEGLVWRAIVEQINSPGSPCQWVSVGDLHRERYFSKQPWILTDGGLELNQSIASAALGGLRSILSRPIGFASFPGQDDAFISTPAALERKGIESGVARDLIIGEVVRDWETRCVESAIVPYSADLKSLPWDEHSPWGRILWPLRTQLQSTKDFDGKSQADTGKEWWAWYRWVPERYATPLSLTFAFVATHNHFVLDRGGKVFNRSAPVIKLQEGATEEEHVRLLGLLNSSTAGFWLRQVSHDKGRPGADTAGADEPWEHRFEFTGTKLEEFPLPAEYPVALSAELDTLARQLSASTPAALTNRDTPTAATLRDAQAHYESTRARMIALQEELDWQVYTLYGLLDEALFSDPANVPEIAPAERAFAIALARKLERGEVSTSWFRHHNHKFTPITEIPTHWPADYRALVQKRIEVIESNRAIGMVERPEYKRRWATDGWDAMRQKALMSWLLDRVEDRTHWFDASGNPTVTTVARLAESLSADEDFASVAELYAPRQDLAKTVRELLSEEHVPFVSALRYKPAGLKKRADWEHVWELQREEDAEPDELAKRKIRKRTPVPPKYTSSPPDFLRPSYWRNRGKLDVPKERFVSYGTVNAQSPELYGWAGWDHLEQALALASYIQQAGLGDDDLPPYLAGLLELQPWLEQWYGEYDPEFGASPAAEILAFRQQKQGELGLTDDALRAWRPVAATRGGGARKAVAPKKRTGAKAAVQMSDTDTVTDAFTGAESD; encoded by the coding sequence GTGATCGACCGCAAGAGTCTCCTCGCCGACCTGCAGAAGCAGGTCAAGGCGGCAGAGACCGACCTTGAGCAGCAGGTCAAAGCCGTCCCCGCGGTCGGGACGCGGCTGCGCGGCGAGTATGAGCAGGCCCGGAAGCTGGGCCGTACAGCGGCGACGTGGAACGCCTGGCTCGGCGAGCGGATCACCCAGGTTGCGGTGGCCTGGGTGCTCGGCACGGTCTTCGTCCGGTTCAGCGAGGACAACCGGCTGATCGAGGAGCCGTACATCACCGCGCCCGCAGTAGCCGGGCGGGAGACCGCCCAGGCGCGGTACGACGAATACCTGGAGAAGGACGCCGACCCGACCTACCGAGGGTGGCTAGAGACCGCGTTCGCCGAGTTGGGTACCGGGCAGGCCGGGCGGCTGCTCTTCGACCGCGAGCACAACCCGCTGTACCAGATCCCGCTCTCTCACGACGGGGCGGGCGCGCTGCTCTCGTTCTGGCGGGAGCAGCGCGCTGGCGAGGGTGAGAACGGCGACAGCGAGCCGGTGCTCGTGCACGACTTCACGGACCCGCTGAGCGAGGACGGCACCGAGGGCTGGGACACTCACTTCCTGGGCGACCTGTACCAGGACCTGAGCGAGGCGGCCCGCAAGACGTACGCACTGCTACAGACGCCGGAGTTCGTCGAAGAGTTTATCCTCGACCGGACAATGACCCCTGCTGTGCGGGAGTTCGGCTTCGCAGAGCTGAAGATGATCGACCCGACCTGCGGGTCCGGACACTTCGTGCTCACCGCGTTCCGGCGGCTGGTGCGAATGTGGGCCGATCAGCGGCCCGAGGTGGGCCCGTACGAGCGCGTGCGGGCGGCCCTCGGCTCCGTGCACGGGGTTGACCTCAACCCGTTTGCGGTCGCGGTGGCCCGCTTCCGGCTCCTGGTCGCAGCGATGGCTGCGAGCAGCATGCGGACGTTCGAGGAAGCGCGGCAGTACGAGTGGCCGATCCAGCTCGCAGTCGGCGACTCACTCATCAAGGACCGTCAGCTGGAGCTGCAGTTGGGGCTCGGGCTCGAGGCGGAGGGCAGCGGCCCGGCTGGTGACCCGCTGGCTGATTTCTCGTACGCGACGGAGGACGTGCACGAGTACCCCGAGATCCTGCAGCAGGGGCGCTACCACGTGGTGGTGGGGAACCCGCCGTACATCACGGTCAAGGACAAGAAGCTCAACCAGCTGTACCGGGAGCTGTACGACGCGTGCGCGGGAACGTACGCGCTATCCATCCCCTTTGCCCAGCGGTTCTTCGAACTGGCCAAGCGGGGTGGGGCCGACGGAAACGGCTATGGCATGGTCGGCCAGATCACGGCAAACTCCTTCATGAAGCGAGAGTTCGGCACGAAGCTCATCGAGGAGTATTTCGCGCACAAAGTCGAACTCACCGAAGTCATCGACACGTCGGGGGCATACATTCCGGGGCACGGGACACCGACGGTGATTCTCGTGGGGCGGCCGAGGGAGGGATCGAAGCGGCAGGCGACGATCCGAACGGTGCGGAGTGTGCAGGGTGAGCCTTCGGCTCCGGAGAAGGCGGAGGAGGGGTTGGTGTGGCGGGCAATCGTCGAGCAGATCAATTCTCCTGGCTCGCCATGTCAATGGGTATCGGTTGGCGATCTCCATCGGGAACGCTACTTCTCGAAGCAACCGTGGATTCTCACGGATGGCGGCCTGGAGCTCAACCAGTCCATTGCATCTGCAGCGCTGGGTGGCCTGCGTAGCATCCTGTCTCGTCCGATTGGTTTCGCCAGCTTCCCTGGCCAGGATGACGCTTTCATCAGCACGCCTGCTGCTCTGGAACGCAAGGGCATCGAAAGTGGCGTGGCACGTGATCTGATCATTGGCGAAGTAGTCAGGGACTGGGAAACTCGATGTGTCGAATCAGCTATCGTGCCCTACTCGGCGGATCTGAAGTCCCTACCGTGGGATGAGCACAGCCCATGGGGGCGAATCCTGTGGCCTCTCCGCACCCAACTTCAGTCGACCAAGGATTTCGATGGGAAATCTCAGGCCGACACGGGTAAGGAATGGTGGGCCTGGTATCGGTGGGTGCCGGAGCGTTACGCCACGCCTTTGTCGCTCACCTTCGCTTTTGTGGCAACGCACAATCACTTTGTGTTGGATCGGGGCGGGAAAGTGTTCAATCGTTCCGCTCCGGTGATTAAGTTGCAAGAGGGGGCAACAGAAGAGGAGCACGTGCGGCTACTTGGGCTGCTCAATAGCTCCACAGCCGGGTTCTGGCTCCGCCAAGTGAGCCACGACAAGGGGCGTCCAGGTGCTGACACGGCTGGTGCCGATGAGCCCTGGGAGCATCGATTCGAATTCACAGGGACGAAGCTCGAAGAATTCCCACTCCCTGCAGAGTATCCCGTAGCACTCTCAGCCGAGCTGGACACCTTGGCTCGCCAGCTTTCCGCGTCTACTCCCGCAGCGCTCACCAACAGAGACACTCCCACTGCCGCCACCCTTCGCGACGCTCAAGCCCACTATGAGTCGACTCGTGCTCGAATGATCGCGCTACAGGAAGAGCTCGACTGGCAAGTTTACACCCTCTACGGCTTGCTGGACGAGGCGCTCTTTTCAGACCCCGCAAATGTTCCAGAAATCGCCCCAGCGGAACGGGCATTTGCTATCGCGCTCGCCCGTAAGTTGGAACGTGGCGAGGTAAGTACATCTTGGTTCCGTCACCACAATCACAAGTTCACGCCGATCACAGAGATTCCCACACACTGGCCCGCCGACTACCGCGCTCTCGTGCAAAAACGCATCGAGGTCATCGAGTCGAACCGCGCCATCGGCATGGTGGAGCGTCCCGAGTACAAGCGGCGCTGGGCGACCGACGGTTGGGACGCAATGCGGCAGAAGGCGCTGATGTCCTGGCTCCTCGACCGGGTCGAGGATCGCACGCACTGGTTCGACGCCAGCGGCAACCCCACTGTCACCACCGTCGCCCGCCTCGCCGAAAGTCTGTCTGCCGACGAGGACTTCGCGTCCGTCGCCGAGCTGTACGCGCCCAGGCAGGACCTCGCGAAGACCGTACGCGAGCTGCTGTCCGAGGAACACGTGCCGTTCGTGTCCGCGTTGCGATACAAGCCGGCCGGGCTAAAGAAGCGCGCCGACTGGGAGCACGTGTGGGAGTTGCAGCGTGAGGAGGACGCCGAGCCGGACGAGCTCGCAAAGCGGAAGATCCGCAAGCGCACCCCTGTGCCACCGAAGTACACATCCTCTCCTCCCGACTTCCTGAGGCCGAGTTACTGGCGCAACCGCGGCAAACTCGACGTACCCAAGGAGCGGTTCGTGTCGTACGGCACGGTCAACGCGCAGTCGCCGGAGCTGTACGGGTGGGCCGGCTGGGACCACCTGGAGCAGGCTCTCGCCCTCGCCTCGTACATCCAGCAGGCCGGGCTCGGTGACGACGACCTCCCGCCCTACCTGGCCGGCCTGCTTGAGCTGCAACCGTGGCTGGAGCAGTGGTACGGCGAGTACGACCCGGAGTTCGGGGCATCGCCGGCCGCCGAAATCCTGGCGTTCCGTCAGCAGAAGCAGGGCGAGCTCGGTTTGACCGATGACGCACTGCGAGCCTGGCGCCCGGTCGCCGCCACCCGTGGGGGCGGCGCGAGGAAGGCCGTCGCGCCGAAGAAGCGCACCGGTGCGAAGGCCGCCGTCCAGATGTCCGACACGGACACCGTTACCGATGCCTTCACCGGCGCAGAGTCCGACTGA